CCTGATGCCAGTCCCGCGGGTCGGCGGCGCTCAACGGGTCGAAAGACGGATTCTGCGCGCAACCGTCTTCGCTGTCATTACCGGCTGCGGCGACGATCACCGCGTCCTTGACGGTGGCTGCGTACCAGACGGCGGCGCCGATGGAGGCCTGGTCGAGCGGATCGGCGGCCGCAACGCAGGATGTCACGCTGATATTTATCACCTTGGCGCCCATGTTGGCGGCGTGCACGATGGCGGTGGCGAGCGACGCGAGCGAGCCGGCCTTCTTGCGGACCTCCGAATCGCCAGGGCCGGGGTTGACTGGTTCGAAGGCCCGGGACGACTGACGGATGGAGATGATCACGGCGTGCGGTGCCACGCCGACCACGCCGTCGGGTGCCCCGGGCGCCGGACCGGGCACCTCCGGGACATCGGGGCTGGCGGGATCACCCGGCCCGTTGGAAGGTTCGTCGGGCGGCGGCGCCGCGGGTGGTGGCGGTTTCGTTTCGGTGACCGTGACCGGGGTAGGTGGTGGCGGGGGTGCTGGTGGGGGTGGGGTCCCGCCGGGCGGGGGTGGCCCGGAGTCGACGGGCACCGGGCCGGCCGGCGGTGGAAAGGCGGGGGCGCTCGGCATCGGAGCCGGCATCGGACTGCCTTGCGGCGCAGCGCCTATCACCGACGCCACGATCGTGCCGTGCGCATCACAATCCATCAACCCGTCACCACTCATGATGTAGTCGCCCCCGGCCACCACCCGTAGCCGAGGGCTGGGGTTGATCCCGGTGTCAATGACCGCTACCGGAACCCCGTTGCCGGTCGAGTACTGCCATGCCTTGCTGATATTGAGCATGGTGAAACCGGGCGCGGTGGCGGCCACGTTCGGATCGGCGACAGTGATGGTGCGGGCGCACATATTGCTTTGCCGCATCGGTTGGTCCGGGCCCGGCTTTCCGTCCGGCGGTACCCGGCTGGGATCGATGGTGGGTTGCGGAATCGCCAGTGCCGCCGGCACATTAGCTGACAGGGCAACTGCCGACACTACCAGCGCCACTACCAGAAGCCGTCCGCCAATGGCCTTCATCTCATCCGCACCCAGGTGAACAATCCGCCTATCCAGGCGGCCAGTGGCAACGCCGCGATAATGGCTGCGATCTCCACCCATTCGGCGGCCATGCGCACCAGCGGCGTGAACCTCGTGATCGGCACCAGCAGCGACGCCAACAGCCCCGCGCCGGCGAAAGCTGTCAAAGCTACCGCAGCACACAGCAACGCCATCTCGTTTGAAGATGCTTGGTGCACAACATATTTGATGACACCGGTGCACGCGGCAACCGCGGCGCCACTCACCAGTGCAACCGCCTGGCGCTTGTCGGCGAAGGCCCGCCCCCGGCTGATGAAAATCACCACGAACAGCCCACCCAGCACCGCGGCCGCGGTGCCACGGTCGCGCCCGGGCATCAGGGTGGCCCACACCGCAACCGGCAGCGCCACAGCGGCGCCCACGCAAATGCCGGTCAACACGTTGTTAGCGCGGATGGCCACCGCGGCGATCTGCGCACCGCGCGGCGTGGTGTCGGGAATCGCATCGTCCGCGCCGCCCTCAGTGCCGTCGCTCACCGGAGAGACGGCGTCAACCGGCATGCCGTCGGCGCGCCTGAACAGATCGCGGCCGGTGATCGAACCGAAGTACGGCGGCCGGATGCGGGCGGCCCAGAGCGCGAAGGTCGGGGCCAATGTCAAAACGAGCAGCAGGATTACCAGGGTGCACATTCCCAGCCACTGGGCCGGGATCGGCCACCACATCCGTGGCGCAGCCACGCTCACCCCAAGGGCACACATCGTGACCACCGCCGCCGCCGCATCGATATGGCGCCGAGTCACCGTCGCGAGGCCACACGTCAGCACCGCGGCCGCCAATGCGGCGATGAAGACGTGTGCCGAACCCATCTTTCCTGGCGCACTGGCGCCCAGGCCCACCGCGACAAGGGGCACGGCCAGCCAGCCGAACCCGTCGAGCATGTCCGTCCGGCGGGGCCACCACTGCCACGCCGCGAGTGCGCCGCCCGCGACCACGAGTCCCGCTCCGCCCGTGACCAGGCCGGGCAACAGCGAGTCGGTTGCGATACGTTGTCGCACAGCCAATCCCAGGATCGTGACAACGACGAATGCGACGATTGCCAGTGCGGTGTGTGCGGCTGTCTGGACGGTGACCGGTTCGAAGAGCTTTTTGCCTATCCGCGCCAGGCCGGTGGACAGCGACTCGTATTGGGGCTCGAACGATTCGCCCTCGGTGGCGGGTACCAGGGTAAGGGTGGCGCCGTCTTCCACACCGAGTTCGTCGAGGGTCTTGGTGATGTCGAGGCGCACCCCGTTGGCTTTATGTAGTTCGTATCCGACACCGGTTTCGAGCCCGGGCAGGCCACGGCGCTTGAGTTCGTCGTGCACCAGTTCGACGACGTTGTCGACGAACACCTCGATCGGTACGGAGGCCGGGTACACCTGCGAGAGCAGGTGTTCGCCGCAGACAACAGCTACCGCGCAACGGGCAGGAAACGAGACCTTGCCAACCAGAGAGGTCATTTACCGGGGCCTGTCGGCGTCCGGAATGTACTTGTCGGCCAGGGCCGCGACGATCTCGAACAACTGCAGACGCGACTTCTTCTTCAGTTCGTGGCGGGTGTCGATGATCCCGCCCTTGGCGAGGTACGGGTCATACGGCATGAACTCGACCGTTGCGCCGGATTGCTTGAAACGCTCGGTGAGGTACGCGCGGGCGTCGGGGTCGTACTTGTCGCGACTGTCGTTGAGGATCACGGTGCTTCGCGACACCAGTTCGTGGTATCCCATCGACCGCAACAGATCGATAGCGCGGGTCACCGGCAGGGAGGTGTCAGCGGTCAGACCTGAGACGAACACCAGCGCGTCACAGGCGTCGAGCACCGCCTTCATCACCGGGTGCTCGATGTCGTCGGAGGTGTCCACCACGATGACGGTGTGGGTGCGGCGCAGCCGCGACAGCACTCCGGTGAACATCGATGGAACCAGCGGTCGCGGCTGGTCGGATGCTCGGTTACCCGCCAGCACATCGAGACCGATGCTGTTCTGCCCCAAGTGCTCTCGGATATCCGCGTAGCCTTGGACGTCGGTGTCGTTAAGTACCGCCGAGTAGTCCCCCGGCGGGGACTCGTCGATCCGTCCGGCCAGTGTGCCGAATCCAGGAGCGGCGTCGATCGCAACGACGTTGTCGGGTCGGCATTCTCGGAAGACGCCCCCGATGCACGCGGTCATCGTGGTCTTTCCGACGCCACCTTTACCCGAAACCACCCCGATCACATACTGTTTGCGGATATGGCGCCTGATCCGGTCTTGAAGTTCGCGATGGTGTCGTTCGGCCGGTGATTCGCCGAGGTTGACCGTCTTGAATGACAAGTTGTACAGGAACTTTCGCCAACCCGACCCGGGTGGGATCTTCCGCGGCGCGACCATGTCGGAAATCCGCAGCGTGCCCGATACGGATTCCTGGTGCGCGACACGCGCAGCGGGGACGTCCCGTTGCGTGATTCCCGCCTGTTCGACATGAGGGGCAGCATTCCACGGGTTCGTCACGACGCAACTTCCAACACTTCGATCGACACCTCTCGACTACACAACTTTCCGGTACGAAAACCATTCATGTTCGGCGGGCAGACGGCGCAGCATGTGGGTGATCGCGCTGGTGATGTTGCCCGTAGTTCCGGGCGCGACGATCATCCACCGTCGGCCGGCGGAGTTGACGTGCTCGGCGACCAACCGCCCCTCGGGGGTGTCGATGACAGTCACCGCACCGGCTTCGACGTGTGTTCGCGACGATTTGCCACCGGCAACTCCGGATTGCACGGCGACGATCGAGGCTTGAGCCGACCGGCTCGGGTCGGTAGCCAGTGTCAGCAACCGCGTCTGGTCGCACTCGAGCCCGTGACCACGGATGAACGCGTCCAGTGCCTCCCGACCGACCGCCGCCGCACGCAGGCTATCCGCGTCGAGGGTGACGGGCCGCAGTGCAGCCGGCGCCTGTTGCCCACACCACCGCTCGATCTGCGCGCGGATCACCGAGCTTGCCGATCCCTCCGCGGTGGACGTGCCCGCGCCGCTGATCCGGATCAAGTCAGCGCAGCGTTCCACGGCGACCCACCACTGGGCGAATCGCGCGAGCAGTGCCCGCGCCGGTTCCGCGTCGCCCGGTGCGCGCATCTGGACGAAAAGCCCGATGTCTCGCCGCGACAGGACCGTCAGCCATTCCAGCACGGTGCCGTCGACTGTGCCGGATTCGTCGAGCACCCCGGCCGCGCACAATTCGGCGGTGACGGGGTGTTCGAGCGCCAGGCGCCTGGGTTCCACACTCGGCAGCAACGGCCGCAGCCCCAACTCGGGGGCCACGGTCTCGATGCCGGTGAGGACCTGCAGGGCCCACAGCCCGTCGACGGTGGTGGTTAACACGGTGTTCCTCGACATAGACCCGGGGCGCACGCATTGCATGCGCCCCGGGCCGATCGCATTGGCTAGATAAAGAGGTTGCCCATCTGGGCGTCGGTGGCCTGTGCCATTTCGTCGACGTTGTGCACGGTGTGAGCGTGCCGGCTGACGGTCTGAATCAGGTCTTCCAGTCCGTGCAGCATCTGCTGCTGTGCATCGAAAAATGCGGTGGCGCCATGGCCTTGAAAGAAGTCACCGAGTGCTTGCGTGAGGTTGAGGACGTCGCTGTGAATTTCCATCAGCTGTGCGGCCTGCGCACCGACCTCGCCTGCGAATCCGACGACGGCGCCGTGGTTATAGACGATGTGATCTGCCATGAACGTTCCTAACTTGTGGTCTGCGGAGTAGGGGAACTGCGATTCGGGCTAGACCGCCTGAGTCCCCCCGCTGAACACGCCGTTGAGGTTGTGCGCCGCATCGGCCTCGTGGTTTTCCATCAGCACCGCAGCCCGGCCCAGCCCGTGTGCAAGCCGTTGGCCCCCGGTCATGATCTGTTGCAGGTCGTGATGGATCTGGCCGGCGGTGTTGAGCGAGGTGTTGCCCGCGTCCCCTGCCCATCCCGTCGCATTGATGATGTTCTCGTGCCCGCTCAGATACTGATTGGCGATCGCGGCGGCTTCCTGCAATCGGGCTTCGATCCGTTGCTGCGTACTGCGCAGCAACTCTGGAGTGACAACTGTTGCGTTTGCCATATTAGAATCTCCCTCAATTATTTTGCTCTCGCCGAGGCCGGATCTGCGTAAAGCTAGATCAGCCGCCCCCAGCTGTCACTTCACCCACCTTGGTCGCTGCACATGGGTGGAACAGGCTGTTTAGTGGACACCAGAATTTGGCGCGTGTCAAACGCTGGACAGCGGCCCGGCTTGGGGATAGTTACCGCGCAGGACCTTCAGCGCATGGAGAATGGTCGCAGAAAATTAGCTGTGCTTATTGGCAAGGCTTCATGCGGCCCCCGCTCCGTCGGCTATTCCGTCGCCGTCGGAATCGAAGAGTCGAACATCCCAGCGCCCGTCGCCGTCGGTGTCCACGTAGCCGGTGACGCCGTCGGGACCCGTGCACACCACCTGATCGGCAACCCCGTCGCCGTCGAGGTCGGCCAGCCGATCGTCCGGTTGACCCTGCCCGTCGAAGTCGACCAGCGGGCCGCCGGAATGTTCCACACCGTCCAGACCGAACCACCGCAGCTGCCCGCCACGATCGACAGCGACCCGCCACGTCCCGGATCCATCGTCGACGAAGTAGGTTTCCGGGGCGCCGTCGTTGTCTGCGTCGAGCACGGCGTGGTCGGCGACTCCGTCGTGGTCGAGGTCGACCAGGGCGTCGTCGCGGAGGCCGTCACCATCCAGGTCCAGCCCGACGGCGTCGAACGCACCGTCGCCGTCGAGGTCGAGATCAGCGGCACGATTCCACATCGACGCGGTGCCGTCGTCGCCGCCGAGGCAGTACTCCATGCCCAGTTTGGACGCGGCGGCGCGGCGCCAGGTTCCGATGATTGTCAGTCGCCTCGCGTCTTCCACCACGCCAGCAGTTCTGCGGTGGCCTCCTCGGTGGACAGCGGACCGCGGTCCAGACGCAGTTCCTTGAGGAATCGCCACGCCTCGCCCACCTGTGGGCCGGCCGGAATGTCGAGCAGCCGCATGATCTCGTTGCCGTCCAGATCCGGCCGCACCCGGTCCAGGTCTT
The nucleotide sequence above comes from Mycobacterium vicinigordonae. Encoded proteins:
- a CDS encoding WXG100 family type VII secretion target; protein product: MADHIVYNHGAVVGFAGEVGAQAAQLMEIHSDVLNLTQALGDFFQGHGATAFFDAQQQMLHGLEDLIQTVSRHAHTVHNVDEMAQATDAQMGNLFI
- a CDS encoding MinD/ParA family ATP-binding protein, which gives rise to MTNPWNAAPHVEQAGITQRDVPAARVAHQESVSGTLRISDMVAPRKIPPGSGWRKFLYNLSFKTVNLGESPAERHHRELQDRIRRHIRKQYVIGVVSGKGGVGKTTMTACIGGVFRECRPDNVVAIDAAPGFGTLAGRIDESPPGDYSAVLNDTDVQGYADIREHLGQNSIGLDVLAGNRASDQPRPLVPSMFTGVLSRLRRTHTVIVVDTSDDIEHPVMKAVLDACDALVFVSGLTADTSLPVTRAIDLLRSMGYHELVSRSTVILNDSRDKYDPDARAYLTERFKQSGATVEFMPYDPYLAKGGIIDTRHELKKKSRLQLFEIVAALADKYIPDADRPR
- a CDS encoding pullulanase codes for the protein MEYCLGGDDGTASMWNRAADLDLDGDGAFDAVGLDLDGDGLRDDALVDLDHDGVADHAVLDADNDGAPETYFVDDGSGTWRVAVDRGGQLRWFGLDGVEHSGGPLVDFDGQGQPDDRLADLDGDGVADQVVCTGPDGVTGYVDTDGDGRWDVRLFDSDGDGIADGAGAA
- a CDS encoding WXG100 family type VII secretion target, translating into MANATVVTPELLRSTQQRIEARLQEAAAIANQYLSGHENIINATGWAGDAGNTSLNTAGQIHHDLQQIMTGGQRLAHGLGRAAVLMENHEADAAHNLNGVFSGGTQAV
- the mycP gene encoding type VII secretion-associated serine protease mycosin translates to MKAIGGRLLVVALVVSAVALSANVPAALAIPQPTIDPSRVPPDGKPGPDQPMRQSNMCARTITVADPNVAATAPGFTMLNISKAWQYSTGNGVPVAVIDTGINPSPRLRVVAGGDYIMSGDGLMDCDAHGTIVASVIGAAPQGSPMPAPMPSAPAFPPPAGPVPVDSGPPPPGGTPPPPAPPPPPTPVTVTETKPPPPAAPPPDEPSNGPGDPASPDVPEVPGPAPGAPDGVVGVAPHAVIISIRQSSRAFEPVNPGPGDSEVRKKAGSLASLATAIVHAANMGAKVINISVTSCVAAADPLDQASIGAAVWYAATVKDAVIVAAAGNDSEDGCAQNPSFDPLSAADPRDWHQVKTVSSPSWFSDYVLSVGAVDNTGLPIAKSLAGPWVAAAAPGVGIMGLSPQTGGPVNAYPPIHPGEKNMPIWGTSFSAAYVSGVAALVRAKYPELSAHQIINRILQTAHNPPRGTDNQVGYGVVDPVAALTFDVPVGDRLAPGAHSRVITPAAPPPPPDHRARNIALIFAGVVVLATTLASLVARARRER
- a CDS encoding ESX secretion-associated protein EspG, translated to MLTTTVDGLWALQVLTGIETVAPELGLRPLLPSVEPRRLALEHPVTAELCAAGVLDESGTVDGTVLEWLTVLSRRDIGLFVQMRAPGDAEPARALLARFAQWWVAVERCADLIRISGAGTSTAEGSASSVIRAQIERWCGQQAPAALRPVTLDADSLRAAAVGREALDAFIRGHGLECDQTRLLTLATDPSRSAQASIVAVQSGVAGGKSSRTHVEAGAVTVIDTPEGRLVAEHVNSAGRRWMIVAPGTTGNITSAITHMLRRLPAEHEWFSYRKVV
- the eccD gene encoding type VII secretion integral membrane protein EccD; this translates as MTSLVGKVSFPARCAVAVVCGEHLLSQVYPASVPIEVFVDNVVELVHDELKRRGLPGLETGVGYELHKANGVRLDITKTLDELGVEDGATLTLVPATEGESFEPQYESLSTGLARIGKKLFEPVTVQTAAHTALAIVAFVVVTILGLAVRQRIATDSLLPGLVTGGAGLVVAGGALAAWQWWPRRTDMLDGFGWLAVPLVAVGLGASAPGKMGSAHVFIAALAAAVLTCGLATVTRRHIDAAAAVVTMCALGVSVAAPRMWWPIPAQWLGMCTLVILLLVLTLAPTFALWAARIRPPYFGSITGRDLFRRADGMPVDAVSPVSDGTEGGADDAIPDTTPRGAQIAAVAIRANNVLTGICVGAAVALPVAVWATLMPGRDRGTAAAVLGGLFVVIFISRGRAFADKRQAVALVSGAAVAACTGVIKYVVHQASSNEMALLCAAVALTAFAGAGLLASLLVPITRFTPLVRMAAEWVEIAAIIAALPLAAWIGGLFTWVRMR